From Pandoraea vervacti, the proteins below share one genomic window:
- a CDS encoding YqgE/AlgH family protein, whose amino-acid sequence MPNDRINLTNQFLIAMPGMADPTFSGTVVYLCEHSEKGAIGLVINRPTDIDLASLFERLDLKLEIDPLAHQPVFFGGPVQTERGFVLHEATGTSYSSSLSVPGGLEMTTSKDVLEAVANGQGPNRFLLTLGHSGWSAGQLEDEISRNGWLTVAADPGIVFDVPPAERFDAALALLGVTSSMLSADAGHA is encoded by the coding sequence ATGCCGAACGACCGTATCAATCTTACGAATCAGTTCCTCATCGCCATGCCCGGCATGGCCGATCCCACCTTTTCGGGCACCGTCGTCTATCTGTGCGAGCACAGCGAGAAAGGCGCGATCGGGCTGGTGATCAATCGTCCCACGGACATCGATCTCGCATCGCTTTTCGAGCGGCTCGACCTCAAGCTCGAAATCGATCCGCTCGCCCATCAACCGGTTTTCTTCGGTGGCCCGGTGCAGACGGAGCGCGGCTTCGTGCTGCACGAAGCGACGGGAACGTCATACAGCTCTTCGCTGTCGGTGCCGGGTGGTCTTGAGATGACCACGTCCAAGGATGTGCTCGAAGCCGTCGCCAACGGTCAGGGGCCGAACCGCTTCCTGCTCACGCTGGGGCATTCGGGGTGGAGCGCCGGTCAACTGGAAGACGAAATCAGCCGCAACGGCTGGCTCACGGTGGCTGCGGATCCCGGCATCGTGTTCGATGTGCCGCCGGCCGAGCGCTTCGACGCGGCGCTGGCGTTGCTCGGCGTGACGTCGTCCATGC
- a CDS encoding rubredoxin — MEYKSWMCLICGWIYDEEAGLPDEGIAPGTRWEDVPINWTCPECGARKEDFEMVQI; from the coding sequence ATGGAATACAAGAGCTGGATGTGCCTCATTTGCGGTTGGATCTATGACGAAGAGGCAGGTTTGCCCGACGAGGGCATTGCACCCGGCACGCGCTGGGAAGACGTGCCCATCAACTGGACATGCCCGGAGTGCGGCGCCCGTAAGGAAGACTTCGAGATGGTGCAGATCTGA
- the thiD gene encoding bifunctional hydroxymethylpyrimidine kinase/phosphomethylpyrimidine kinase — protein MQTESPPILLTFGLSDPTSATGVQADLLTFASMGGYGVSVLTGYSSQDSRACDEVQPIDPDWIADQARMLLEDMPVAAFKVGSAVNADNVAAIAEIVADYDETPLVVAPDFGLAGEHLLSADELREATASLLVPQASVLVVSPASAIALAQTITENENLSQDEAVSALLENGCEFVLVSDGNAPQFTHTLYSDGGVVREDAWDRPAHNVAGAMDTLASAVTAMLANGLAVPEAVREAQEYLQQVLENAFRPGMGRHFPDRFFWARTEDTEQDDTPPDA, from the coding sequence ATGCAAACTGAATCCCCACCCATTCTCCTGACCTTCGGACTCTCCGACCCCACTTCGGCAACCGGCGTTCAGGCCGACCTGCTCACGTTCGCGAGCATGGGCGGCTACGGCGTGTCGGTGCTCACCGGCTACTCCTCGCAGGACTCCCGCGCCTGCGATGAGGTGCAGCCCATCGACCCCGACTGGATTGCCGACCAGGCGCGCATGCTGCTCGAAGACATGCCGGTCGCCGCCTTCAAGGTCGGTAGCGCCGTGAATGCCGATAACGTCGCCGCCATCGCCGAGATCGTGGCCGATTACGACGAAACGCCGCTCGTCGTCGCCCCCGACTTCGGACTTGCGGGCGAGCACCTGCTTTCGGCGGACGAATTGCGCGAAGCGACGGCCAGCCTGCTCGTTCCGCAGGCAAGCGTGCTCGTCGTCAGCCCCGCAAGCGCGATCGCGCTCGCGCAAACGATCACCGAAAACGAAAATCTCTCGCAAGACGAAGCTGTCTCCGCCCTACTGGAGAACGGCTGCGAATTCGTGCTGGTGAGCGACGGCAACGCGCCGCAGTTCACCCACACGTTGTACAGCGACGGGGGCGTCGTCCGCGAAGACGCCTGGGACCGTCCTGCGCATAACGTCGCCGGCGCCATGGATACCCTGGCGTCTGCGGTCACCGCTATGCTGGCCAATGGCCTTGCGGTGCCGGAAGCCGTTCGCGAGGCGCAGGAATACCTGCAACAGGTGCTCGAAAATGCGTTCCGCCCGGGCATGGGACGCCACTTTCCCGACCGCTTCTTCTGGGCGCGCACGGAAGATACCGAACAGGACGACACGCCGCCTGACGCGTAA
- a CDS encoding O-antigen ligase family protein, with translation MFPPLLLSMIGLVLALIWALPYNLVKHTYPISTFYSEALAFSLFALLGVFSMIAVWQRDARALRMPRVTWMPLAFMAIVLIQRATMPTELPQLMMTALLYGVAMIVAVNTGYWLAQLGWRGVLMRWSAVALTLGGLYAVGAQIVQAFHLEAQVPWLVAKYTVTVARRLFGNMYQPNHLATYLSLASAGAFYLWYQRKLPAWGLLIACAAFDIGICLTGSRTPWLQLALLSAFGLWLVWMERREPTRNMRRSMRWFVPVALLPLLGLATVFVGWANVAWGLQLDGSAVARMQQAGQVTGRLNLWEYGLAIFREHWFFGAGWSNYIDAQFALVDKLGPVEMADNAHNVLLDLLAKTGVVGTLAVLLPLAFWFVRAVRGIQTAPIALAFVILGMLAIHALLEYPQHYAFFLLPAMFLLGLCETKPIESVSPTATGAINGVIVLFACVAIPWLYHDYQRVEVAYRAGKIETYRTDPALFFAPYGDYAVTGALYLNRDQLDEKLAAHREALALGAGPTMIKRYIVLLALAGRDDEALQDIQRLKNYNSRIFEGQYAALVRLLREQGDELKPFVKRVIEAWGRPKGEPEVDADAMIAPPKGTYALA, from the coding sequence TTGTTTCCTCCTTTGCTTCTCTCGATGATCGGGCTTGTGCTCGCCCTGATCTGGGCTTTGCCCTACAACCTCGTCAAGCACACCTATCCGATTTCGACGTTCTATTCGGAGGCGCTGGCGTTTTCGCTATTCGCATTACTGGGGGTGTTCTCGATGATCGCCGTGTGGCAACGCGACGCGCGCGCGCTGCGCATGCCGCGCGTCACGTGGATGCCGCTCGCTTTCATGGCGATCGTCCTGATTCAGCGCGCAACGATGCCGACCGAGTTGCCGCAGTTGATGATGACGGCGCTGCTCTATGGTGTTGCGATGATCGTGGCGGTCAACACGGGCTATTGGCTCGCGCAATTGGGTTGGCGCGGCGTGCTCATGCGCTGGAGTGCGGTTGCGCTCACGCTCGGCGGCTTGTACGCCGTGGGCGCGCAGATTGTGCAGGCGTTTCACCTCGAAGCCCAGGTACCGTGGCTGGTCGCCAAATACACGGTCACGGTGGCTCGCCGTTTGTTCGGCAACATGTATCAGCCCAATCATCTGGCGACGTATCTCTCACTCGCAAGCGCCGGCGCGTTTTACCTCTGGTATCAGCGCAAGTTGCCGGCATGGGGGTTGCTCATCGCGTGCGCCGCGTTCGACATCGGCATCTGCCTGACGGGCTCGCGCACGCCGTGGCTGCAACTCGCGCTGCTTTCGGCCTTCGGACTGTGGCTCGTGTGGATGGAGCGCAGGGAACCGACGCGTAACATGCGTCGCTCGATGCGCTGGTTCGTGCCGGTCGCACTCCTGCCACTACTCGGTCTTGCGACGGTTTTCGTCGGCTGGGCGAACGTGGCCTGGGGGTTGCAGCTTGATGGCAGCGCCGTCGCCCGCATGCAGCAGGCAGGGCAGGTCACGGGGCGCCTGAACCTGTGGGAGTACGGACTGGCGATCTTCCGCGAGCATTGGTTCTTCGGTGCCGGCTGGTCGAACTACATCGACGCGCAGTTCGCGCTGGTCGACAAACTCGGCCCGGTGGAAATGGCGGACAACGCGCACAATGTGTTGCTCGATCTGCTGGCGAAGACGGGCGTTGTCGGCACGCTGGCGGTGTTGCTTCCGTTGGCATTCTGGTTCGTCCGCGCGGTGCGGGGGATTCAGACGGCACCGATTGCGCTCGCCTTCGTCATACTCGGCATGCTCGCGATTCACGCCTTGCTGGAGTATCCGCAGCACTACGCATTCTTCCTGCTCCCGGCGATGTTCCTGCTCGGGTTGTGCGAGACGAAGCCCATCGAAAGTGTGTCGCCGACGGCCACCGGGGCGATCAACGGCGTCATCGTGCTGTTCGCGTGCGTGGCGATCCCATGGCTATATCACGACTATCAGCGCGTCGAGGTGGCGTATCGCGCAGGCAAGATCGAAACGTATCGCACCGACCCGGCGTTGTTCTTTGCGCCGTACGGCGATTACGCAGTCACAGGCGCGCTCTATCTCAATCGCGATCAGCTCGACGAGAAGCTGGCTGCGCATCGCGAGGCGTTGGCGCTGGGCGCCGGCCCGACGATGATCAAGCGCTACATCGTGCTGCTGGCCCTCGCGGGCCGTGACGACGAGGCGTTGCAGGACATTCAGCGGTTGAAAAACTACAACTCGCGAATCTTCGAAGGGCAGTACGCGGCGCTGGTGCGCCTGCTGCGAGAGCAAGGCGACGAGCTCAAGCCGTTCGTCAAGCGAGTTATCGAAGCATGGGGCCGACCGAAGGGGGAGCCGGAGGTGGATGCGGACGCGATGATTGCGCCGCCCAAGGGCACGTATGCGTTGGCATAA
- a CDS encoding pilin, with product MRRFGHRTTGLAKSRGFTLIELMIVLAIIGVLVTAGVPYLQNYLVRARVVEGLGAAASAKALVSENAMHGAPFNSGWQAPSATDNVSGVSIDSVSGNVTVAYTQRAGDGAIVLVPTSAGATGKPETLTVGKAPEGQIVWTCYAQGREGAPNGATLPGKLAPPECRGDAATKGA from the coding sequence ATGCGTCGTTTCGGCCACCGGACTACCGGTCTCGCCAAATCCCGGGGTTTCACCCTGATCGAACTGATGATCGTGCTGGCAATCATCGGCGTGCTGGTCACAGCCGGGGTTCCGTATCTGCAAAATTATCTGGTCCGCGCGCGCGTCGTCGAAGGGCTCGGCGCCGCGGCGTCGGCCAAGGCGCTCGTGAGCGAGAATGCCATGCACGGCGCACCGTTCAACAGCGGCTGGCAAGCACCGAGCGCAACGGATAACGTCAGCGGCGTGAGCATTGATTCCGTGAGCGGCAACGTTACGGTGGCTTACACCCAGCGCGCAGGCGACGGTGCGATCGTGCTGGTGCCAACCAGCGCCGGCGCCACCGGCAAGCCGGAAACGCTGACGGTCGGCAAGGCCCCCGAAGGTCAGATCGTCTGGACCTGCTATGCGCAGGGCCGCGAGGGGGCGCCCAACGGTGCCACGTTGCCGGGTAAGCTGGCGCCGCCGGAGTGCCGTGGCGACGCCGCGACCAAGGGGGCCTGA
- a CDS encoding TerC family protein — protein MLAFFAELNWAAVAQIIMIDILLGGDNAVVIALACRNLPAKQRLQGIVWGTIGAIVLRVILIAFAVTLLAVPYLKAVGGLLLLWIGTKLLVPDHDAHDSVKPADKLWTAVKTIIIADLVMSIDNVIAIAGAAEGAADHHQLPLVIFGLLVSIPLIVWGSQLVLKALDRFPVIVMAGAALLGWIAGGLIVTDPGIGHLLHLPGDAAKYTHYVASAIGAVFVLAVGLALKRRSEARQMRATSSK, from the coding sequence ATGCTTGCGTTTTTTGCCGAGCTAAACTGGGCCGCCGTGGCTCAGATCATCATGATCGACATCCTGCTGGGTGGCGACAATGCCGTGGTGATCGCGCTCGCGTGCCGAAATCTGCCGGCCAAGCAACGGTTGCAAGGCATCGTCTGGGGCACGATCGGGGCCATCGTACTGCGCGTGATCCTGATTGCGTTTGCCGTGACGCTGCTCGCCGTGCCTTATCTCAAGGCGGTTGGCGGGCTGCTGCTGCTCTGGATCGGCACCAAGCTGCTGGTGCCCGACCACGACGCGCACGACAGCGTGAAGCCGGCCGACAAGCTCTGGACTGCCGTCAAAACCATCATCATTGCCGATCTGGTGATGAGCATCGACAACGTGATCGCGATCGCCGGTGCCGCGGAAGGCGCGGCCGATCATCACCAACTGCCGCTCGTTATCTTCGGCTTGCTCGTGAGCATTCCGTTGATCGTCTGGGGCTCGCAACTCGTGCTCAAGGCGCTCGACCGTTTCCCCGTCATCGTGATGGCGGGCGCGGCACTGCTCGGATGGATCGCCGGCGGCCTGATCGTGACCGATCCGGGTATCGGCCATTTGCTGCACTTGCCCGGCGATGCCGCGAAATACACCCACTATGTGGCCTCGGCGATCGGTGCGGTGTTCGTTCTGGCCGTGGGGCTCGCGCTCAAGCGTCGTAGCGAAGCACGACAAATGCGTGCAACCTCTTCGAAATAA
- the sucD gene encoding succinate--CoA ligase subunit alpha, which yields MSILINKDTKVITQGITGKTGQFHTRMCREYANGKNAFVAGVNPKKAGEDFEGIPIYGSVKDAKEQTGATVSVIYVPPAGAAAAIWEAVEADLDLAICITEGIPVRDMIEVKDRMRREGRKTLLLGPNCPGVITPDELKIGIMPGHIHKKGRIGVVSRSGTLTYEAVGQLTALGLGQSSAVGIGGDPINGLKHIDVMKMFNDDPETDAVIMIGEIGGPDEAAAAEWIKGNMKKPVVGFIAGVTAPPGKRMGHAGALISGGADTAEAKLAIMDACGIKVTKNPSEMGRLLKSVL from the coding sequence ATGTCGATTCTGATCAACAAAGACACCAAGGTCATCACCCAGGGTATCACTGGCAAGACCGGCCAGTTCCATACCCGCATGTGCCGCGAATACGCGAACGGCAAGAACGCGTTCGTCGCCGGCGTGAACCCGAAGAAGGCTGGCGAAGACTTCGAAGGGATTCCGATTTACGGTTCGGTGAAGGACGCGAAGGAACAAACCGGCGCGACCGTCTCCGTGATCTATGTGCCGCCCGCAGGCGCTGCTGCCGCCATCTGGGAAGCTGTCGAAGCCGACCTGGATCTGGCGATCTGTATCACGGAAGGTATTCCGGTTCGTGACATGATCGAAGTGAAGGACCGTATGCGTCGCGAAGGTCGCAAGACCCTGCTGCTCGGCCCGAACTGCCCGGGCGTGATCACGCCGGACGAACTGAAGATCGGCATCATGCCGGGTCACATCCACAAGAAGGGTCGCATCGGCGTGGTGTCGCGCTCGGGCACCCTGACGTACGAAGCCGTGGGCCAGCTGACCGCATTGGGTCTGGGCCAGTCGAGCGCCGTCGGTATCGGTGGCGACCCGATCAACGGTCTGAAGCACATCGACGTCATGAAGATGTTCAACGACGATCCGGAAACGGACGCCGTGATCATGATCGGTGAAATCGGCGGTCCGGACGAAGCTGCCGCCGCCGAGTGGATCAAGGGCAACATGAAGAAGCCGGTCGTCGGCTTCATCGCAGGCGTGACGGCGCCTCCGGGCAAGCGCATGGGCCACGCCGGCGCGCTGATCTCGGGCGGCGCCGACACGGCCGAAGCCAAGCTGGCCATCATGGATGCCTGTGGCATCAAGGTGACCAAGAACCCGTCGGAAATGGGCCGCCTGCTCAAGTCGGTGCTGTAA
- the sucC gene encoding ADP-forming succinate--CoA ligase subunit beta produces MKIHEYQGKEILRKFGVAVPRGIPAFSVDEAVKAAEELGGPVWVVKAQIHAGGRGKGGGVKVAKSIEQVREYAGQILGMQLVTHQTGPEGQKVNRLLIEEGADIHNELYVSLVVDRVTQKIVMMGSSEGGMDIEEVAEKHPELIHHVVIDPSVGLTDAQADDFAKKISVPEGSISQARTILQGLYKAFWETDASLAEINPLNVSKNGTVTALDAKFNFDSNALFRHPEIVAYRDLDEEDPAEVEASKFDLAYISLDGNIGCLVNGAGLAMATMDTIKLFGGEPANFLDVGGGATAEKVTEAFKIMLKNPNLTAILVNIFGGIMRCDVIAEGVITASKAVSLKVPLVVRMKGTNEDLGKKMLAESGLPIISADSMEEAAQKVVAAAAGK; encoded by the coding sequence ATGAAGATTCATGAGTATCAAGGCAAGGAAATCCTCCGGAAATTCGGAGTCGCGGTGCCCCGCGGCATTCCGGCGTTTTCCGTGGACGAGGCCGTGAAGGCAGCCGAAGAACTCGGCGGTCCGGTTTGGGTGGTCAAGGCCCAGATTCACGCAGGCGGTCGCGGCAAGGGCGGCGGCGTGAAGGTTGCCAAGTCGATCGAGCAAGTGCGCGAATACGCCGGCCAGATCCTCGGCATGCAACTGGTCACGCACCAGACGGGCCCGGAAGGCCAGAAGGTCAATCGCCTGTTGATCGAAGAAGGCGCCGACATCCACAACGAACTGTACGTCAGCCTGGTGGTTGACCGCGTCACGCAGAAGATCGTGATGATGGGTTCGAGCGAAGGCGGCATGGACATCGAAGAAGTCGCCGAAAAGCACCCGGAATTGATCCACCACGTCGTGATCGATCCGTCGGTGGGCCTGACGGACGCGCAAGCCGACGACTTCGCCAAGAAGATCAGCGTGCCGGAAGGTTCGATCTCGCAAGCCCGCACGATTCTGCAAGGTCTGTACAAGGCCTTCTGGGAAACGGACGCATCGCTGGCCGAAATCAACCCGCTGAACGTGAGCAAGAACGGCACGGTCACGGCGCTGGACGCCAAGTTCAACTTCGATTCGAACGCCCTGTTCCGTCATCCGGAAATCGTGGCTTACCGCGATCTGGACGAAGAAGATCCGGCGGAAGTCGAAGCCTCGAAGTTCGATCTGGCTTACATCTCGCTCGACGGCAACATCGGCTGTCTGGTCAACGGCGCCGGTCTGGCCATGGCCACGATGGACACCATCAAGCTGTTCGGCGGCGAGCCGGCCAACTTCCTGGACGTGGGCGGTGGCGCCACGGCTGAGAAGGTGACCGAAGCGTTCAAGATCATGCTGAAGAACCCGAACCTGACGGCCATTCTGGTCAACATCTTCGGCGGCATCATGCGCTGCGACGTGATCGCCGAAGGCGTGATCACGGCGTCGAAGGCTGTGTCGCTGAAGGTGCCGCTCGTCGTGCGCATGAAGGGCACGAACGAAGACCTGGGCAAGAAGATGCTCGCCGAGTCCGGCCTGCCGATCATCTCTGCGGACAGCATGGAAGAAGCTGCCCAGAAGGTTGTCGCGGCTGCCGCAGGCAAGTAA
- a CDS encoding DUF2889 domain-containing protein, which translates to MPLSAPASRTLRHRRTIAVEAYSRDDGLWDIEARLTDHKDRDFALATGLRKEGTPIHELWLRLTIDEAFEVHDAEAVSDWVPYPGICDQIGPRYRQLIGLNLRRGFRRGVRERLGGAAGCTHLTELCSVLPTAAIQAFAGVVIDTPDTALASNDAEDSAPPFQLGHCHALRFDGEAVRRFYPRWFNGRANDRANEPTTPVTSEAVRDAASTRELEPKLPTQQEGNHA; encoded by the coding sequence ATGCCGCTCTCCGCGCCTGCCTCTCGTACCTTGCGTCACCGTCGCACGATCGCTGTTGAAGCGTATTCGCGCGACGATGGCCTATGGGACATCGAAGCCCGACTGACCGATCACAAGGATCGGGATTTTGCATTGGCCACCGGCCTTCGCAAGGAGGGCACGCCGATTCACGAACTATGGCTGCGGCTGACGATCGACGAAGCGTTCGAAGTCCATGATGCCGAGGCTGTGTCCGACTGGGTGCCTTATCCCGGCATTTGCGACCAGATCGGCCCGCGATACCGTCAGTTGATTGGTCTTAACCTGCGGCGCGGCTTCCGGCGCGGGGTTCGCGAGCGCCTTGGCGGCGCGGCGGGCTGTACCCACCTGACAGAACTGTGTAGCGTCCTGCCGACGGCAGCGATTCAGGCTTTCGCCGGGGTGGTGATCGACACACCCGATACGGCGCTGGCGAGCAACGATGCCGAAGATTCGGCACCTCCTTTCCAACTCGGACATTGTCACGCCCTGCGGTTTGATGGCGAGGCGGTGCGCCGGTTTTACCCGCGCTGGTTCAACGGCCGCGCAAACGATCGAGCGAACGAGCCCACGACGCCCGTCACATCAGAAGCGGTGCGCGATGCGGCCTCGACTCGCGAGCTCGAACCCAAACTTCCAACTCAGCAAGAAGGGAATCACGCATGA
- the recX gene encoding recombination regulator RecX, with the protein MINRRPPRAPNVPPPPPGDEAVAVKPSRKPTLSLKGRALSYLARREYSRAELRRKLASYADAEDPEALDRLLDSLERERWLSNERFAESVVNRRASRMGTTRIVGELKQHQVDAETVAAISEQLRETELARAHAVWQKKFGEVATTPEARAKQMRFLAARGFSRTVISKIVRGADEFSDDI; encoded by the coding sequence ATGATCAATCGCCGTCCTCCTCGCGCACCGAATGTGCCGCCACCCCCGCCCGGGGATGAGGCCGTCGCGGTCAAACCCTCCCGCAAACCCACGCTGAGCCTGAAAGGTCGCGCGTTGTCGTATCTTGCGCGTCGCGAATACAGTCGTGCGGAGTTGCGTCGCAAGCTGGCGTCCTACGCCGACGCCGAGGACCCCGAAGCGCTCGATCGGTTGCTCGACAGTCTGGAACGGGAGCGCTGGCTGTCCAACGAGCGGTTCGCCGAAAGCGTGGTGAATCGTCGCGCATCGCGCATGGGGACCACGCGTATCGTTGGCGAACTCAAGCAGCATCAGGTCGATGCTGAAACCGTCGCCGCGATTTCGGAGCAACTGCGCGAGACCGAACTGGCGCGGGCACATGCTGTCTGGCAGAAGAAGTTCGGCGAGGTCGCCACGACCCCTGAAGCACGCGCCAAACAGATGCGTTTTCTTGCGGCCCGGGGCTTCTCGCGTACCGTTATCAGCAAAATCGTACGGGGCGCCGACGAATTTTCGGACGACATCTGA
- the recA gene encoding recombinase RecA, which yields MEESKKGSANLSAEKGKALAAALAQIEKQFGKGSIMRLGDGEVEADIQVVSTGSLGLDIALGVGGLPRGRVIEIYGPESSGKTTLTLQVVAEMQKIGGTCAFIDAEHALDVGYASKLGVSVPELLISQPDTGEQALEIADALVRSGSIDLIIIDSVAALVPKAEIEGEMGDSLPGLQARLMSQALRKLTGTIKRTNCTVIFINQIRMKIGVMFGNPETTTGGNALKFYSSVRLDIRRIGSIKKGDEVVGNETRVKVVKNKVSPPFREAIFDILYGQGISREGEIIDLGVNAKIVEKAGAWYSYNGEKIGQGKDNAREFLRENPDIAHEIENKVRASLGVTAINETGEIEEDDEA from the coding sequence ATGGAAGAAAGCAAGAAAGGGTCTGCCAATCTGTCGGCCGAGAAAGGCAAGGCGCTCGCCGCCGCCCTCGCGCAGATCGAGAAGCAATTCGGCAAGGGCTCGATCATGCGTCTTGGCGACGGCGAGGTCGAAGCGGACATCCAGGTCGTCTCCACGGGCTCGCTGGGGCTGGACATCGCACTCGGTGTCGGTGGTCTGCCGCGCGGCCGTGTGATCGAGATCTACGGTCCGGAATCGTCGGGTAAGACCACGCTCACGCTGCAAGTCGTGGCGGAAATGCAGAAGATCGGCGGCACGTGCGCGTTTATCGACGCGGAGCATGCTCTCGACGTCGGCTACGCGAGCAAGCTTGGCGTTTCGGTGCCGGAACTGCTGATCTCGCAGCCGGACACGGGCGAACAGGCGCTGGAAATCGCCGATGCGCTGGTGCGTTCGGGCTCGATCGACCTCATCATCATCGACTCGGTCGCGGCCCTGGTGCCGAAGGCCGAAATCGAAGGGGAAATGGGCGACTCGCTGCCGGGTCTGCAAGCGCGTCTGATGTCGCAGGCGCTGCGTAAGCTGACCGGCACGATCAAGCGCACGAACTGCACGGTGATCTTCATCAACCAGATTCGCATGAAGATCGGTGTGATGTTCGGCAACCCGGAAACGACGACCGGCGGTAACGCACTGAAGTTCTATTCGTCGGTGCGCCTGGACATCCGCCGTATCGGTTCGATCAAGAAGGGCGACGAGGTGGTCGGTAACGAGACCCGCGTCAAGGTCGTGAAGAACAAGGTGTCCCCGCCGTTCCGCGAAGCGATTTTCGACATCCTCTACGGCCAGGGGATTTCGCGCGAAGGCGAAATCATCGATCTGGGCGTCAACGCGAAGATCGTCGAGAAGGCCGGCGCATGGTACAGCTACAACGGCGAGAAGATCGGTCAGGGCAAGGACAACGCGCGTGAGTTCCTGCGCGAAAATCCGGACATCGCCCACGAAATCGAGAACAAGGTGCGTGCATCGCTGGGTGTTACGGCGATCAACGAAACCGGCGAGATCGAAGAAGACGACGAGGCGTAA
- a CDS encoding response regulator transcription factor produces MRILIAEDDSILADALTRSLRQGGYAVDHVKTGLEADSALSAQTFDLLILDLGLPRLPGHEVLRRLRARNSHLPVLILTASDSVDARVKGLDLGADDYMAKPFALAELEARVRALTRRGAGGGSTVIRHGPLSFDQVGRTAYIHEQMLDLSARELELLEVLLLRTGRLVSKEQLVDHLCGWGEEVSNNAIEVYMHRLRKKIEPSGVRIATIRGLGYCLEKPAATPANAA; encoded by the coding sequence ATGCGAATTCTCATCGCAGAGGATGACAGCATTCTGGCCGACGCCCTGACCCGCTCCCTGCGTCAGGGGGGCTACGCCGTCGACCACGTCAAGACGGGACTCGAAGCGGATTCCGCACTTTCTGCCCAGACGTTCGACCTGCTGATTCTCGACCTCGGTCTGCCGCGCCTGCCCGGTCACGAAGTGTTACGCCGACTGCGCGCCCGCAACTCCCATCTGCCCGTGCTGATTCTGACGGCCTCCGACAGCGTCGATGCGCGCGTGAAAGGTCTCGATCTCGGCGCGGACGACTACATGGCCAAGCCGTTCGCGCTCGCCGAACTCGAAGCGCGCGTGCGCGCCCTGACCCGGCGCGGCGCAGGCGGCGGTTCGACCGTCATCCGTCATGGCCCGCTCAGCTTCGATCAGGTCGGGCGCACCGCCTATATTCATGAGCAGATGCTCGATTTGTCCGCACGCGAACTCGAATTGCTCGAAGTGCTGCTGCTGCGTACCGGGCGCCTCGTCTCGAAAGAACAACTCGTCGATCACCTGTGTGGCTGGGGCGAGGAAGTCAGCAACAACGCCATCGAGGTGTACATGCACCGGCTGCGCAAGAAGATCGAGCCCAGCGGCGTACGCATCGCCACGATTCGCGGCTTGGGGTATTGTCTGGAAAAGCCGGCGGCAACGCCCGCCAATGCTGCCTGA